The following proteins are encoded in a genomic region of Candidatus Dependentiae bacterium:
- a CDS encoding ankyrin repeat domain-containing protein, translated as MSLRGFVKVLLVGVIVAGTAQSMQQLVVKRPVLHDNHKNYFLVGDTVEAEKFLDAAPENLEARDDQGWTPLMVAAFHGHKNLVGCLAARGAHVNACSADGCTVLMHMAVGRNTSISVMRLLVDKGAWVNIINPITKNFIYQTVEQRFEREGSCAREGGSGIGFLSRVHDDQQKQDEHNFFLVYSALSKKNRLCLDVARIIKSFMLAGVIAELEQKSRSSCCVCM; from the coding sequence ATGTCATTGAGGGGGTTTGTTAAGGTCTTGTTGGTCGGGGTTATAGTTGCAGGTACTGCGCAGAGCATGCAGCAACTCGTAGTAAAGCGTCCAGTGTTACATGATAATCATAAGAATTATTTTTTAGTTGGTGATACGGTAGAAGCGGAAAAGTTTCTGGATGCTGCGCCAGAAAATCTTGAAGCGCGCGATGACCAAGGATGGACACCACTTATGGTGGCCGCATTTCATGGGCATAAAAATCTTGTAGGGTGTTTAGCGGCGCGTGGCGCCCATGTCAATGCATGTAGTGCGGATGGCTGCACGGTGCTTATGCATATGGCTGTTGGTAGAAATACATCGATCTCGGTTATGCGTTTGTTGGTAGATAAGGGTGCATGGGTGAATATCATTAATCCCATAACTAAAAACTTTATCTATCAAACGGTAGAACAGAGGTTTGAAAGAGAGGGGTCTTGTGCTCGAGAAGGTGGTAGCGGTATTGGATTTCTATCGAGGGTTCATGATGACCAGCAAAAACAGGACGAGCACAATTTTTTCCTTGTGTATTCAGCATTATCGAAAAAGAATCGTTTGTGTCTTGATGTGGCCCGTATCATTAAGAGTTTTATGCTAGCGGGTGTAATTGCTGAGCTAGAGCAAAAATCACGGTCTTCATGTTGTGTGTGTATGTAG
- a CDS encoding FtsW/RodA/SpoVE family cell cycle protein gives MFLIDRRYVRHFDWLGFLLIMVISIIGLLFVYSATYKVEQPYSLFFKKQAFGLATGWLIYAFFCSVDYRTLMRVGYFIYLAVIGLLVFTILKGSIGMGGQRWINIGLFKFQPSELSKLFFPAFITYYLITEDDTLELSFKRFIPVLATLAISFVLIMKQPDLGTALILAFSAITLLWLTGITRKFFIIGFMTIILCAPVLWHFLKPYQKQRIAVFLGEGDVKKERYQLEQAKIAIGSGGLSGKGFLQGTQNKCLFLPESRTDFIFAVACEEVGFVGAISILLLYLILFFRFFAIILSLKIPFIQLLATGIVIHIMISTLINVGMVLGLLPVVGIPLPLMSYGISNLWITFASLGWFNGIAMRRFYMGQSSYAVSNG, from the coding sequence ATGTTTTTAATTGATAGGCGCTACGTCCGCCACTTTGATTGGTTAGGATTTTTGCTCATTATGGTCATTTCGATCATAGGGCTTTTGTTTGTATACAGCGCAACCTATAAAGTTGAACAGCCGTATTCCCTCTTTTTTAAAAAACAAGCATTCGGCCTTGCAACCGGCTGGTTAATTTACGCATTCTTTTGCAGCGTAGATTATCGCACGCTCATGCGTGTTGGCTATTTTATTTATTTGGCAGTCATTGGATTACTGGTGTTCACCATTCTCAAAGGCAGCATTGGCATGGGTGGGCAACGATGGATCAACATCGGTTTATTTAAATTTCAACCATCAGAACTTTCAAAATTATTTTTTCCCGCGTTTATCACCTACTATTTAATTACCGAAGATGACACACTGGAATTATCGTTCAAACGATTCATCCCGGTGCTTGCAACGCTTGCCATCAGCTTTGTATTAATAATGAAACAACCAGATCTTGGCACAGCACTTATTTTGGCATTCTCTGCCATCACCCTGCTGTGGCTCACCGGGATAACGAGAAAATTTTTCATTATCGGCTTTATGACCATTATTCTCTGCGCACCTGTTCTGTGGCACTTTTTAAAGCCTTATCAAAAACAACGTATCGCCGTATTTTTAGGCGAAGGCGATGTCAAAAAAGAACGGTATCAATTAGAACAAGCAAAGATTGCTATTGGTTCTGGCGGATTATCTGGAAAAGGATTCTTGCAAGGCACACAAAACAAATGCCTGTTTTTACCCGAAAGCCGCACCGACTTTATTTTTGCCGTCGCGTGTGAAGAAGTTGGCTTTGTCGGCGCAATAAGCATTCTTCTCTTGTATCTTATATTATTCTTTCGTTTTTTTGCCATAATCCTTTCGCTCAAAATTCCCTTCATTCAACTACTGGCAACAGGCATTGTAATCCATATCATGATTTCTACCCTCATTAATGTAGGCATGGTACTTGGATTATTACCTGTCGTGGGCATTCCTCTGCCGCTCATGAGTTACGGCATCAGCAATTTATGGATTACCTTTGCCAGCCTCGGCTGGTTTAACGGCATTGCCATGCGGCGATTCTATATGGGACAAAGTAGTTATGCAGTAAGTAATGGATAA
- the ruvB gene encoding Holliday junction branch migration DNA helicase RuvB, which yields MNEGLHEINILSLQETAEERSHDFTPKTFDDYLGQKELKQKLHIYTQAAKMRNESLDHMLLFGPPGLGKTTLSQIMAHVMGVGIKICSGPMMERTGDLVAILSSLEPKDILFIDEIHRMPTNVEEVLYSAMEHFRVDVIIGQGAGAKSINLPIHPFTLVGATTKSGMISAPLRSRFGISERLDFYTDEELRDIVLQNAQFLQLTLAPEAALMIARCSRGTPRIGKKILRRVRDFAQFHNKKNADVDVVQDALTFLGLDDDGLTKVDNMLLQRIVEHFNGGPVGLETLASLIGEDKETIEAVYEPFLMRKGYLEKTARGRQIPHKKLPFLKKKFLGQEALF from the coding sequence ATGAACGAAGGACTCCACGAAATTAATATTCTATCACTTCAAGAAACAGCTGAAGAGCGTTCACACGATTTTACCCCAAAAACTTTTGACGATTATCTTGGACAAAAAGAGCTCAAACAAAAACTACACATTTACACACAAGCGGCAAAAATGCGTAACGAGTCACTCGACCATATGCTGCTGTTTGGTCCTCCTGGCCTTGGTAAAACCACCTTGTCGCAAATTATGGCGCACGTTATGGGCGTTGGCATTAAGATCTGCAGTGGCCCTATGATGGAGCGTACTGGCGATTTGGTTGCTATACTTTCTTCCCTCGAACCAAAAGATATTCTGTTTATTGACGAAATTCACCGCATGCCCACCAATGTGGAAGAAGTGCTCTACAGCGCTATGGAACATTTCCGCGTGGACGTTATTATTGGTCAAGGTGCTGGTGCAAAATCTATCAACCTGCCAATCCACCCCTTCACGCTTGTTGGCGCTACGACCAAGAGCGGTATGATTTCCGCCCCCTTGCGTAGTCGCTTTGGCATCAGTGAACGCCTTGATTTTTATACTGACGAAGAGCTCCGCGACATTGTGCTCCAAAATGCTCAGTTCTTGCAACTCACTCTAGCACCCGAAGCCGCACTCATGATTGCTCGCTGCTCACGAGGAACACCTCGTATTGGCAAAAAGATTTTACGCCGCGTACGCGATTTTGCACAATTCCATAACAAAAAAAATGCGGACGTTGATGTAGTCCAAGACGCTCTCACCTTCTTAGGCCTTGACGATGATGGCCTGACCAAAGTAGACAATATGCTCTTGCAGCGTATCGTGGAACACTTTAATGGTGGCCCTGTTGGCTTGGAAACCCTTGCCTCCCTTATTGGCGAAGACAAAGAGACCATTGAAGCAGTTTATGAACCATTCCTCATGCGCAAAGGCTACTTAGAAAAAACGGCTCGTGGTCGCCAGATTCCTCACAAAAAACTGCCTTTTTTGAAAAAGAAGTTTTTAGGACAAGAAGCCTTATTTTAA
- a CDS encoding DUF4136 domain-containing protein has product MYKQYSLLVSLIILLPGCAKNIRMSTTAYADKQAIPSGFARNKSFSVEGSLRVNDSKRENELQTKEVAQKLSIALQDKGYSIEQPENADYNIVFNYGYDKETVTNNVLTYIPQESSKTFEYTQECDGDAQYNEKTHSSGIWAHVPVESTYYRKFLNLYVHEARPNRKNKQPKVWECKIRNCDEDFDIRSYTDFFIVESMKWFGSNTQGTYSTSMSSKDKVVTALRTQYNDGCYSTC; this is encoded by the coding sequence ATGTACAAACAATATTCTCTTCTTGTATCTCTCATTATTTTGTTACCCGGTTGCGCTAAAAATATTCGTATGTCAACCACCGCCTATGCTGACAAACAAGCTATTCCCTCAGGATTTGCCAGAAACAAATCTTTTAGCGTCGAAGGGTCATTACGCGTCAACGACAGCAAAAGAGAAAATGAACTTCAAACGAAAGAAGTAGCACAAAAGTTGTCTATTGCCTTACAAGACAAAGGTTATTCAATCGAACAACCAGAAAATGCTGATTACAACATCGTTTTTAACTATGGCTACGATAAAGAAACCGTCACCAACAATGTACTCACCTATATACCCCAAGAAAGCTCTAAGACTTTTGAGTACACTCAGGAATGCGACGGCGACGCTCAATATAACGAAAAAACCCATTCTTCCGGCATATGGGCACATGTACCAGTGGAATCAACCTACTATAGAAAATTCCTAAATCTGTATGTGCATGAAGCACGCCCAAACAGAAAAAACAAACAACCTAAGGTTTGGGAATGCAAAATACGCAATTGCGACGAAGATTTTGATATACGATCGTACACCGACTTTTTCATTGTTGAATCGATGAAATGGTTTGGCTCAAATACTCAAGGCACCTACTCAACCTCCATGAGTTCAAAAGATAAAGTTGTTACCGCACTGCGCACACAGTATAACGACGGTTGCTACAGCACCTGCTAA
- a CDS encoding amidohydrolase produces MKRMLKNGALILLVLVFQASLSAKKPQKSNVTKNKVDLIIRGGTVITMNQDREIIHDGSIAITNGRIIAVGHVEDRYQASQTIDAKNKVILPGLINGHGHAPMVFFRGLADGLALHDWLHDYIFPTEKQNVTADFVYWGTKLACLEMLQSGVTAFAAEYYFANSVAQAVSELGMRVVVGQPVMDFATPDSATSEEGFLLVEALVKKWQGNDFVYPAISPHAPYTASVATLQKANEVSKQHIIPFMIHLSESPAEKGKGAAYLDSLGILSDRIIAAHVVHPTSEDIGLLQKYGVGVVHCPVSNMKLSSGISPVTRMLEEGVAVGLGTDGAASNNALDMMAEMKTAALLQKVLGKPTNLSAMQVLELATIGGARAIHKEKDLGSIEVGKRADLIMVTMDSIHQIPVYNVVSQLVYASKASDIQTVVVNGKVLMKNRIFASDIDEGMVRKKAGEFKKKIKASIRSAAQKSNLK; encoded by the coding sequence ATGAAGCGAATGTTAAAAAATGGTGCGTTGATTCTGTTGGTTTTAGTGTTTCAGGCGTCATTGTCTGCCAAAAAACCGCAAAAATCTAACGTAACAAAAAACAAGGTCGATCTTATTATTCGTGGTGGAACCGTCATCACGATGAATCAGGACAGAGAAATAATACATGATGGTTCTATCGCTATTACCAACGGCCGCATTATTGCGGTGGGGCATGTGGAAGATAGGTATCAAGCATCGCAAACTATTGATGCAAAAAATAAGGTCATTTTGCCGGGCTTAATTAATGGTCATGGACATGCACCCATGGTGTTCTTTCGAGGTCTAGCTGATGGTCTGGCTCTACACGATTGGTTGCATGACTATATTTTTCCGACAGAAAAACAAAATGTTACGGCAGACTTTGTCTATTGGGGTACCAAGCTTGCCTGTTTGGAAATGTTGCAGAGTGGGGTTACTGCGTTTGCTGCAGAATATTATTTTGCCAATAGTGTTGCGCAAGCGGTGAGTGAGCTTGGTATGCGTGTTGTTGTTGGGCAGCCGGTTATGGATTTTGCAACACCTGATAGCGCAACGTCAGAGGAAGGGTTTTTATTAGTTGAAGCCTTGGTAAAAAAATGGCAAGGTAATGATTTTGTATACCCTGCGATTTCGCCCCATGCGCCGTACACTGCTTCTGTTGCAACACTACAAAAGGCCAATGAGGTTTCAAAACAACACATTATTCCTTTTATGATTCATTTGTCTGAATCGCCAGCAGAAAAGGGTAAAGGCGCGGCATATTTGGATAGTTTGGGGATACTTTCTGACCGCATTATTGCAGCGCATGTGGTGCACCCAACCAGTGAAGATATTGGATTATTACAAAAATATGGCGTAGGCGTTGTACATTGCCCGGTGAGTAATATGAAGTTATCGTCGGGCATTAGTCCGGTCACGCGTATGCTAGAAGAGGGTGTTGCAGTTGGTTTGGGCACTGATGGCGCGGCAAGCAATAATGCTCTTGATATGATGGCGGAAATGAAGACCGCTGCATTATTACAAAAAGTACTGGGCAAACCAACTAATCTGAGCGCAATGCAAGTTTTAGAACTTGCGACTATTGGCGGTGCCCGTGCTATTCATAAAGAAAAGGATTTAGGGAGTATTGAGGTTGGAAAACGTGCTGATCTTATTATGGTTACTATGGATTCTATTCATCAGATACCCGTGTATAATGTTGTCTCGCAATTGGTGTATGCAAGCAAGGCATCAGATATTCAAACGGTTGTGGTGAATGGCAAAGTCCTTATGAAAAATCGTATCTTTGCATCGGACATTGATGAGGGAATGGTTAGAAAGAAAGCGGGAGAGTTTAAGAAAAAAATTAAGGCATCGATAAGGTCTGCTGCTCAAAAAAGTAATCTAAAATAA
- a CDS encoding YebC/PmpR family DNA-binding transcriptional regulator has product MSGHSKWATIKRKKAIIDSKRGKAFTKLIKEITVAARVGGGDPDANPRLRTLVEKSKALNMPVDNTMRAIKKGTGELPGASYEPFSYEGYGPHGIAVIIDTLSDNKNRTVAELRHLFSVKSGSLGESGSVNWMFERMGVIQTKGEKGITEDTLLENLLDYEINDISTDEDNYFSIQCNPKSLDLVKQAVEKLGLKVESAEIEWVPKTTMDLSDEQSTKALEFLSALEDLDDVQEVYTNLA; this is encoded by the coding sequence ATGTCAGGTCATTCCAAATGGGCCACGATTAAACGAAAAAAAGCTATTATAGATTCAAAACGTGGCAAAGCATTCACTAAACTTATTAAAGAAATTACGGTAGCTGCCCGTGTTGGTGGCGGCGACCCAGATGCCAACCCTCGTCTCCGCACTTTGGTTGAAAAGTCAAAAGCACTCAATATGCCTGTTGATAACACAATGCGCGCTATCAAAAAAGGTACTGGCGAACTCCCGGGCGCAAGTTACGAACCATTTTCTTATGAAGGTTATGGCCCTCATGGCATCGCGGTGATTATTGATACATTATCTGATAATAAAAATCGCACGGTCGCTGAATTACGCCATCTATTTTCTGTCAAATCTGGCAGCTTGGGCGAATCAGGCTCAGTCAACTGGATGTTTGAACGCATGGGCGTTATACAAACTAAAGGCGAAAAAGGCATAACCGAAGATACGTTGCTCGAAAATCTGCTTGATTACGAAATTAATGATATCAGCACCGACGAAGACAACTACTTTTCAATACAATGCAACCCAAAATCACTCGACCTTGTCAAACAAGCGGTTGAAAAATTGGGATTAAAAGTAGAAAGCGCAGAAATCGAGTGGGTACCAAAAACGACCATGGATTTAAGCGACGAACAATCAACAAAAGCACTAGAATTTTTATCTGCACTTGAAGATCTTGATGATGTGCAGGAAGTCTATACAAACTTAGCGTAA
- a CDS encoding YicC family protein, whose protein sequence is MVLSMTGFATKAITVHLDPINKVNVSISIKTLNARFFETTFKMPYALSHIETDLISLLKTKLIRGHIYCTIYTDNQMLLKGQVEPSMTTIEGYLKSVEQIRKQFNIESSLSLDSLLQLPNVFVMEEKKIDQATTQHIIEAMDQLIDDLIVAKEKEGLVLKNDLLQRASIVEQEMLAIEQAALKLIETQKEKVNKAVQEIELDESKLADVRKSALYAVLDKIDIHEEIVRFKSHIKNFHDQLESATIEKGKRLDFTLQELGREINTIAAKCSDATIGSRAINIKVELEKAREQTQNLV, encoded by the coding sequence ATGGTTTTGAGTATGACAGGCTTTGCAACCAAAGCCATCACGGTACACCTTGACCCAATCAACAAGGTGAACGTTTCTATCAGTATAAAAACATTGAATGCACGGTTCTTTGAAACAACCTTCAAAATGCCGTATGCATTATCTCATATAGAAACGGATTTGATATCATTACTCAAAACCAAACTTATACGCGGGCATATTTATTGCACCATTTATACCGATAATCAAATGCTCCTCAAAGGCCAAGTGGAACCTTCCATGACCACCATTGAAGGATATTTGAAGTCTGTTGAACAAATCAGAAAACAGTTCAACATCGAAAGCTCACTATCACTCGATAGCTTGCTGCAATTGCCGAACGTGTTTGTTATGGAAGAAAAGAAAATCGACCAAGCAACCACGCAGCACATCATTGAAGCGATGGACCAACTGATCGACGACCTTATTGTTGCTAAAGAAAAAGAAGGCTTAGTGCTCAAAAACGATTTACTGCAACGTGCGTCGATTGTCGAACAAGAAATGCTCGCTATCGAACAAGCTGCGCTGAAGTTGATTGAAACACAAAAAGAAAAGGTCAACAAAGCAGTCCAAGAAATCGAATTAGACGAATCAAAACTGGCTGATGTTCGTAAAAGCGCACTCTATGCCGTGCTTGATAAAATCGACATTCACGAAGAAATTGTACGATTCAAAAGCCACATCAAGAACTTCCACGATCAACTTGAATCTGCAACAATAGAAAAAGGCAAACGTCTTGATTTTACCCTGCAAGAGCTTGGACGCGAGATTAACACTATTGCTGCCAAATGTTCTGATGCAACCATTGGCTCACGCGCTATTAACATTAAAGTTGAATTAGAAAAAGCCAGAGAACAAACACAAAATCTAGTGTAA
- a CDS encoding ankyrin repeat domain-containing protein — protein sequence MKKQTLFTTILMATVLLSSGLIMAMQKKDKSKQNEQQSRFKVNSKLFKAIEKNDGDSVTQAIKAGDQVDVGYLHMAALRGFDKVIESLVKAGVDLDAQVCMGTALHMATMMGHFNVVRELIKAGARVDIRMKNGCTVLFLAAEESDEDDKLVEKISLPGRQEGRNKILELLLKIGTQIDSSTQKLPKSVWIANFLNQEMSRIKKVSLPVTYNFNILNKFQAQKREVYLDIWKKTKAEYEKQSIIVSGLASVHGKQADGGNMSSSTAAATSTTSSSSSSSSSSSSSSSSSSSSSSSSSSSSSSSSRRSVAHQDQDSDQELQDAIEVSRQDAQEEKQ from the coding sequence ATGAAGAAACAAACACTATTTACTACAATATTGATGGCAACTGTTTTACTTTCTAGTGGGTTAATTATGGCTATGCAGAAGAAAGATAAAAGCAAGCAGAATGAGCAACAATCAAGGTTTAAGGTAAATAGCAAATTATTTAAGGCTATAGAAAAAAATGATGGCGATAGTGTTACGCAGGCAATTAAGGCTGGAGATCAGGTTGATGTAGGATATTTGCATATGGCAGCTTTAAGAGGCTTCGATAAAGTAATTGAGTCATTAGTTAAGGCAGGCGTCGATCTTGATGCTCAAGTTTGTATGGGTACGGCGTTGCATATGGCAACTATGATGGGGCATTTTAACGTAGTTAGGGAACTTATTAAAGCAGGTGCTCGAGTTGATATTAGGATGAAAAATGGTTGTACTGTATTATTTTTGGCTGCTGAAGAGTCAGATGAAGATGATAAGCTAGTAGAAAAAATAAGCTTGCCCGGCAGACAGGAAGGTCGTAATAAGATATTAGAGTTATTACTTAAAATTGGCACACAAATTGACTCTAGCACTCAGAAATTACCTAAATCTGTTTGGATAGCAAACTTCCTTAATCAAGAAATGTCTAGAATAAAAAAAGTTAGTTTACCAGTAACATATAATTTTAATATCCTTAACAAGTTCCAAGCTCAGAAAAGAGAGGTGTATCTTGATATCTGGAAAAAAACCAAGGCTGAATACGAAAAGCAATCGATTATTGTTTCAGGATTGGCATCTGTACACGGCAAACAAGCTGATGGAGGTAATATGAGTTCTTCTACCGCAGCTGCTACAAGCACAACAAGCTCATCAAGCAGTTCATCTTCAAGTAGTAGTTCCTCGTCATCTTCGTCTTCAAGTAGCTCATCTTCAAGTTCATCAAGCAGCTCATCTTCGAGTAGAAGGTCTGTTGCTCATCAAGATCAGGATTCTGATCAAGAATTACAAGATGCTATAGAAGTCTCTCGGCAAGACGCACAAGAAGAAAAACAATAA
- a CDS encoding DUF202 domain-containing protein — MKNHEDKIYLLAEERTLLSAERTFSAWLRTALAAMAAGLAILRLVIFKTEIHRIIAHIMGETLILWGCLIIILSSIDYKKIRNSLTLAKNYKSSQIGYFTIVVPLLIIATLLILVTLP; from the coding sequence ATGAAAAATCACGAGGATAAGATCTATTTATTAGCAGAAGAACGAACCTTACTTTCTGCAGAACGTACTTTTTCTGCATGGTTAAGAACCGCTCTTGCAGCCATGGCAGCAGGACTTGCTATATTGCGGCTCGTTATTTTTAAAACTGAAATACATAGAATTATCGCTCACATTATGGGTGAAACACTGATTTTATGGGGGTGTCTTATTATTATATTGTCATCAATTGACTACAAAAAAATTCGTAACTCGTTAACATTGGCAAAAAATTATAAAAGTTCTCAAATCGGCTATTTCACTATTGTGGTGCCACTATTGATTATCGCTACGTTGCTGATCTTGGTAACATTACCATAA
- a CDS encoding flavin reductase family protein, whose product MKKKDLPLSKVYQLLESGPVIMVTTSDEGKANIMTMSWHMMVDFEPPLIAIVMSDQNYSFAALKKTKECVINIPTVELAKQVVGVGNTTGSRTDKFKKFNLTQTPASKVQAPLIDECYANLECQVIDTKMATKYNIFILKVVKAWISTSKKRPLTIHHCGNGIFNVDGKVIKLASEKK is encoded by the coding sequence ATGAAAAAGAAAGATCTACCTTTATCAAAAGTATACCAACTCCTTGAGTCGGGGCCGGTTATTATGGTCACCACTTCAGATGAAGGCAAAGCAAACATCATGACTATGTCATGGCATATGATGGTCGATTTTGAACCACCATTGATTGCAATCGTCATGAGCGACCAAAATTATTCATTCGCTGCGTTAAAAAAAACCAAAGAATGCGTGATTAACATCCCGACGGTTGAGCTCGCCAAACAAGTGGTTGGCGTTGGCAACACCACGGGATCAAGAACCGATAAATTTAAGAAATTTAATCTGACACAGACTCCTGCATCAAAAGTCCAAGCACCCTTGATTGACGAATGTTATGCAAACCTGGAATGCCAAGTCATCGACACAAAGATGGCCACAAAATATAACATCTTCATCCTCAAGGTCGTCAAAGCATGGATCTCCACCTCCAAGAAAAGACCTCTCACCATACACCATTGCGGCAACGGCATATTTAATGTTGATGGCAAGGTGATTAAGCTGGCGTCGGAAAAGAAATGA